The Paenibacillus uliginis N3/975 genome has a window encoding:
- a CDS encoding hemolysin family protein translates to MEEFEVGRLILNLLLVFLLVLLNGVFVAAEFSLVKMRQSRLTQLVSEGNRMAGVALKVNRKLDAYLSATQLGITLTSLGLGWIGEPAISKLLVEPLMYRMGMTDGVLITTISVAIGFCIITFLHIVLGELAPKSLAIQRTEGTALLLSAPLLWFYRIFLPVIWVLNASANGILRLVGIEPASEAEAAHSEEEIRILMNESAKSGVIDENEMKLMDNLFDFSDLRAREVMLPRTDLDVLYTNLSLDENLKILTETKHSRYPVASENKDRIIGFIHITDLLMAPTEQQRDLAAIARPIMDVPESMEISQVLRLMQTRHEQMALVVDEYGGTAGILTAEKILEEIVGDLYDEFEDERPEVEVNGDMISVDGRMLIEHVNDLTGVVIEEQKVDSIGGWLFKELEGNPHKGKKIVFDGVVFEVEEATRLRITRVNINKKRAADQVSEPE, encoded by the coding sequence ATGGAGGAGTTTGAGGTCGGGAGACTGATTTTAAACCTGCTCTTGGTTTTCCTGCTTGTTCTGTTGAACGGCGTGTTTGTAGCAGCCGAATTTTCTCTCGTCAAGATGCGGCAATCCAGACTAACCCAACTGGTTAGTGAAGGAAACCGCATGGCGGGTGTAGCTCTCAAAGTGAACCGGAAGCTGGATGCTTATTTATCTGCCACGCAGCTCGGTATCACATTAACCTCTTTGGGGCTAGGTTGGATCGGGGAACCGGCCATCTCAAAACTATTAGTAGAGCCACTGATGTATAGGATGGGAATGACAGATGGAGTACTGATTACGACGATTTCCGTCGCTATCGGCTTCTGTATCATTACATTTCTGCATATAGTGTTAGGGGAGCTTGCACCAAAATCATTGGCTATTCAGCGAACAGAAGGAACAGCCCTTCTTTTATCTGCTCCACTTCTGTGGTTTTATCGTATTTTTCTTCCAGTCATCTGGGTTTTGAATGCATCTGCGAACGGTATTTTACGGTTGGTTGGGATCGAACCGGCGAGTGAAGCGGAAGCAGCTCACTCTGAAGAAGAAATACGCATTCTTATGAATGAGAGCGCCAAGAGCGGAGTCATCGATGAGAACGAAATGAAGTTGATGGACAACCTGTTCGATTTTTCCGATCTGCGGGCAAGAGAGGTTATGCTTCCACGTACGGATCTGGATGTCCTGTACACGAATCTATCTTTGGATGAGAATCTGAAAATTTTGACTGAAACGAAGCATTCCCGCTATCCTGTAGCTAGTGAGAACAAGGATCGGATTATCGGGTTCATCCACATTACCGATTTGCTCATGGCCCCTACTGAACAGCAGAGGGATTTAGCCGCTATTGCCAGACCCATCATGGACGTACCGGAGTCAATGGAGATCAGCCAAGTACTCCGTTTAATGCAGACAAGGCATGAGCAGATGGCGCTGGTCGTAGATGAGTATGGAGGAACAGCTGGTATTTTGACAGCAGAGAAGATACTTGAGGAGATTGTCGGGGATTTATATGATGAATTTGAGGACGAGCGTCCTGAAGTGGAAGTGAACGGAGATATGATTTCCGTGGACGGCCGGATGTTAATTGAGCATGTCAACGATCTGACGGGGGTAGTTATTGAGGAGCAGAAGGTTGACTCGATTGGCGGCTGGTTGTTTAAAGAGCTTGAGGGAAACCCGCACAAAGGCAAAAAAATTGTGTTTGACGGTGTTGTCTTTGAAGTTGAGGAGGCCACCCGCTTGCGCATCACTCGTGTAAATATCAACAAAAAGCGCGCTGCGGACCAAGTCTCAGAACCGGAATAA
- the ytvI gene encoding sporulation integral membrane protein YtvI: MSGKQLVFIGLGLFLIYGMFTVGAPFLLALIIAISLEPFNRLLMKRARLNRTAAATITCTLFLLVLMFLVYIMGLQVFAQLVEYWSKAPQYFEGANHFLQNTILQAQGMLNGIQPGLADSLTAFMSNISSYVQSLVNTLSSTFLSFAKTLPNLFVTSIVFCVALYLFSLSLDTMRASVLSFFDEKSQSQVNEVLGSLKSSIFGFLRAQLILSLFTYVITLFGLLLLGVNYPLAIALLVTIVDVLPILGVGSVLVPWAIYLLFVGDLFTGIGLVILFILITVIRRVLEPKVIGDAVGIGALPALISMYVGFKLVGVIGFFIGPLVIILYSALRKAGLFQIKIKF, encoded by the coding sequence ATGTCGGGGAAGCAGTTAGTTTTTATCGGTCTGGGCCTCTTTTTAATCTATGGTATGTTCACCGTAGGGGCCCCTTTTTTACTGGCGTTGATCATTGCTATATCGCTTGAGCCGTTTAACCGTCTTCTAATGAAAAGAGCCCGTCTGAACCGGACAGCCGCAGCAACAATTACTTGTACGCTGTTTTTGCTCGTACTGATGTTCTTGGTTTATATAATGGGCTTACAGGTTTTCGCCCAATTAGTAGAGTATTGGAGTAAGGCTCCTCAGTATTTTGAAGGGGCGAACCATTTTTTGCAAAATACCATTTTACAAGCACAAGGCATGCTAAATGGTATTCAGCCGGGTCTGGCGGATAGTTTAACTGCATTCATGTCTAACATATCATCATATGTGCAGTCTTTGGTTAACACGCTCTCATCCACATTTCTATCATTTGCCAAAACACTGCCTAACTTGTTCGTTACGTCCATTGTTTTCTGCGTTGCACTGTATCTGTTCAGTCTCAGTCTGGACACGATGCGGGCAAGCGTCCTCTCTTTCTTTGACGAGAAGTCACAGTCCCAAGTTAATGAAGTTCTCGGCAGCTTGAAAAGCTCAATCTTCGGTTTTTTGCGGGCTCAGTTAATTCTAAGCTTGTTCACTTATGTGATAACGTTGTTCGGTCTCCTGCTGCTCGGCGTAAATTACCCGCTTGCTATTGCGCTATTGGTTACGATTGTCGATGTTTTACCGATACTTGGCGTGGGCTCGGTGCTCGTTCCATGGGCAATCTACCTGCTGTTTGTAGGCGATCTTTTTACAGGTATAGGGCTTGTTATATTGTTCATTCTCATAACCGTGATCCGGCGTGTTCTGGAGCCTAAGGTTATAGGAGATGCGGTTGGTATCGGAGCACTTCCTGCCCTGATAAGTATGTATGTTGGTTTTAAGCTTGTTGGAGTGATCGGTTTTTTTATCGGACCGTTGGTCATCATTCTATACTCAGCCTTGCGCAAGGCAGGGTTGTTCCAGATTAAGATCAAGTTTTAA
- a CDS encoding spore coat associated protein CotJA: protein MKPNPEERVYVPYRGPFDPCPPLPYRTYVVPVNQFIVFQPVDLPQFSPAEALRHGTLWPALYSPYNSRKLKGE, encoded by the coding sequence TTGAAACCGAATCCTGAGGAACGTGTGTACGTCCCGTATCGCGGCCCATTTGATCCTTGCCCTCCACTACCATATAGAACTTATGTTGTTCCTGTAAATCAATTCATCGTATTTCAACCGGTCGACTTGCCGCAGTTCAGTCCAGCGGAGGCTCTGAGGCATGGAACGTTGTGGCCTGCTCTCTATAGTCCCTACAATTCTAGAAAACTGAAAGGGGAGTAG
- a CDS encoding spore coat protein CotJB, which produces MEEVRPKPGDPRYYELLEQLQAIDFVLLELNLFLNTHPNDLKSIEQYNKLAQERMILARQFQDLYGPLMNFGHSYTRYPFQWSETPWPWQV; this is translated from the coding sequence ATGGAGGAAGTCAGACCTAAGCCCGGAGATCCCCGTTATTATGAGCTTCTGGAGCAGCTGCAGGCTATCGATTTTGTGTTGTTGGAGCTCAATCTGTTTCTCAATACACATCCGAATGATCTGAAGAGTATAGAGCAGTATAACAAGCTCGCTCAGGAACGAATGATTTTGGCAAGGCAGTTCCAGGATCTTTATGGTCCTTTGATGAATTTCGGTCACTCTTATACCAGATATCCGTTTCAGTGGTCCGAGACCCCGTGGCCCTGGCAGGTGTAA